The following proteins are co-located in the Pedobacter frigiditerrae genome:
- a CDS encoding DUF4450 domain-containing protein: protein MKNLIVLILFLFLNINLSFAQELYPPLLSKENWHKEQRALRYQPKGKDFVIHNGNRRFTRALYGTHTAFRVEAGDLPEFALFMPGMGGNLKLGLLSGKQSKWLTAAASITATYRPGSMLYDIKDPMLGSGTMHLSILALSKGEGLVVKVQFENVVQDVKLFWAFGGAGGNPFSRSGDMGPDPESAFYLKPESCLDNVFKINSHHFSLTYGKGKSLLGSFPSSDLKISDASNQESPAIMYTSNAQRSPVLTGRLQVENKKDFYVLIQNPDAKGADIKTAAAVAFQEAENTRKILVNRIQVDTPDPFFNTLGGTISVASDANWEAPSYLHGAIGWRMRLNGWRGPYTADPLGWHDRARQHFSSYAKSQVLEPANGPVVADTALNLARSKEQLGTAMFSRGYISREPEGKTLRAHHYDMNLVYIDALLWHLNWTGDLAYAKEIWPVIQRHLEWEKRVYDPDGDGLYDAYAVIWASDALYYNAGAVTHSSAYNYRANAMAAKIATLLKEDPSIYQTEADRILKAINAQLWMPKKGWYAEYKDAMGLKQLHPAAALWTIYHSVDSDVPDAFQAYQSLRYVDTEIPHIPVRATGLPDKGYYTLSTTNWMPYEWSLNNVALAESTHTALANWQAGRTEEAFKLWKSEILASMYLGGSPGNFVQISHYDAIRREAYRDFGDPVGMSSRALVEGLFGFVPDALHKTLLIRPGLPAEWDHASLKIPDFSFGFKRTGNKDVYTLVSRFEQSLHLKMRVKARGNNLLSITVNGKPVKWNNVASAISSPEIEFESPAAKNYTIAMVWSGQKMTSPVIKPFYKPGDQLNISFPNAVITKIFDPQEILDKSEFTGNRLTALVKGQAGNRTTFVQLKNGKFSYWFPLCFEVGAIVPAQKPVNLDAVEWKTQKFETQDISALFNDKVTQLFKNKYLSPRPKTTTLQIPVQGIGDWPHPKADAEINDVGLRSLAGNENQFTLPSGIPFKTPSDPAKRNILFTSRWDNFPATAEIPLSGKAKTAFLLMAGSTNPMQSRMDNGMVTVEYTDGSSEQLALRNPENWWPIEQDMYIDGGAFTTGAQRPIRIHLKTGKIITEREANNWNGKFINGGAATAIGLKLDPNKTLRKLKLTTLCNDVIIGLMAVTLIR, encoded by the coding sequence ATGAAAAACCTAATCGTACTTATTCTTTTTCTGTTCCTAAATATAAACTTATCCTTTGCACAAGAACTTTACCCACCACTTTTGTCAAAAGAAAATTGGCACAAGGAGCAAAGAGCGCTTAGATATCAACCAAAAGGTAAAGATTTTGTCATTCATAATGGTAATCGTCGTTTCACGAGAGCATTATATGGCACCCATACGGCTTTTAGGGTAGAGGCTGGTGATTTACCTGAATTTGCCTTGTTCATGCCAGGAATGGGAGGTAATCTAAAATTAGGCTTACTTTCTGGAAAACAAAGCAAGTGGCTTACTGCAGCAGCAAGCATCACAGCTACGTACAGACCCGGTTCAATGCTTTATGACATTAAAGATCCGATGTTGGGTAGTGGGACTATGCACCTCAGCATCTTGGCATTGAGTAAAGGCGAAGGTTTGGTGGTTAAAGTTCAATTTGAAAATGTTGTACAAGATGTTAAGCTTTTTTGGGCTTTTGGTGGAGCGGGAGGAAATCCTTTCTCTAGGTCAGGGGATATGGGGCCAGACCCAGAATCTGCATTTTACCTAAAGCCAGAAAGCTGTTTAGACAATGTGTTTAAAATTAACAGCCATCATTTTTCTTTGACCTACGGGAAAGGCAAATCCTTGCTGGGTTCATTTCCTTCGAGCGACCTAAAAATTTCAGATGCTTCCAATCAGGAGTCTCCTGCCATCATGTATACCTCTAACGCACAGAGATCTCCAGTGTTAACCGGACGTTTGCAGGTGGAAAACAAAAAAGATTTTTATGTCTTGATACAAAACCCCGATGCCAAGGGTGCCGACATCAAAACGGCTGCTGCCGTAGCTTTTCAAGAAGCAGAAAATACCAGAAAAATATTAGTCAACAGAATTCAGGTAGATACGCCAGATCCCTTTTTTAATACATTAGGAGGAACCATTAGCGTGGCATCAGATGCGAACTGGGAAGCACCTTCCTATTTACATGGCGCCATAGGTTGGCGCATGCGTTTGAATGGCTGGCGTGGTCCCTACACAGCTGACCCTTTAGGTTGGCATGATCGTGCACGTCAGCATTTCAGTTCTTATGCTAAGTCGCAGGTGCTCGAACCCGCTAATGGTCCGGTAGTAGCAGATACGGCATTAAACTTGGCTAGGTCAAAAGAGCAATTGGGAACTGCGATGTTCTCTCGTGGTTATATCTCTAGAGAACCTGAGGGTAAAACCTTGCGTGCGCATCATTATGACATGAACCTTGTTTATATTGATGCCTTATTATGGCATTTGAACTGGACGGGCGATTTGGCTTATGCTAAAGAAATATGGCCAGTTATACAAAGGCACTTGGAGTGGGAAAAACGAGTATATGATCCTGATGGCGATGGACTTTACGATGCCTACGCCGTTATATGGGCTAGTGATGCACTGTATTACAATGCTGGAGCTGTAACTCACAGTTCTGCCTATAACTATAGAGCCAATGCAATGGCTGCAAAAATTGCTACCTTGTTAAAAGAAGATCCATCAATCTATCAAACTGAAGCAGATAGGATATTGAAGGCGATTAATGCGCAGCTTTGGATGCCTAAAAAAGGTTGGTATGCTGAATATAAAGATGCCATGGGCTTAAAACAGTTACATCCAGCTGCGGCATTGTGGACAATTTACCATAGCGTAGATTCTGATGTGCCAGATGCTTTTCAAGCCTATCAAAGTTTACGTTATGTAGATACTGAAATTCCGCATATTCCAGTTCGAGCAACTGGATTACCTGATAAAGGATATTATACACTTTCTACTACCAATTGGATGCCTTATGAATGGTCGTTAAACAATGTGGCCTTGGCCGAATCAACGCATACTGCATTAGCTAATTGGCAAGCTGGGCGTACAGAAGAAGCCTTTAAACTATGGAAAAGTGAAATCTTAGCCAGTATGTACCTAGGTGGCAGTCCGGGTAACTTTGTTCAAATTTCTCATTATGATGCCATTAGACGTGAAGCCTATCGGGATTTTGGTGATCCTGTAGGTATGAGTTCAAGGGCATTGGTAGAAGGTTTATTTGGCTTCGTGCCAGATGCCCTGCACAAAACATTGCTAATTAGACCGGGCTTACCTGCTGAGTGGGACCACGCTTCCCTTAAAATACCTGATTTCTCCTTTGGTTTTAAAAGAACTGGAAACAAGGACGTTTATACGCTAGTTTCGAGATTTGAACAATCACTCCATTTAAAAATGAGAGTAAAGGCTCGAGGTAATAATTTATTATCAATAACCGTAAATGGTAAACCAGTAAAATGGAACAATGTGGCATCGGCCATATCAAGTCCAGAAATTGAATTTGAAAGTCCAGCTGCCAAAAACTATACGATAGCGATGGTGTGGTCGGGACAGAAGATGACAAGTCCTGTAATTAAGCCATTTTATAAGCCTGGTGATCAATTAAACATTAGTTTCCCAAATGCGGTCATCACAAAAATATTCGACCCACAAGAGATTTTAGATAAAAGCGAATTTACTGGTAACAGGCTAACTGCATTAGTTAAAGGACAGGCTGGAAACCGTACCACATTTGTGCAGCTTAAAAATGGAAAGTTCAGCTATTGGTTTCCTTTGTGCTTTGAGGTGGGTGCTATTGTGCCTGCACAAAAACCGGTTAACCTGGATGCTGTAGAATGGAAAACTCAAAAGTTTGAAACACAGGATATTTCTGCGCTCTTTAATGATAAAGTAACACAGCTATTCAAGAATAAGTATTTGTCTCCAAGGCCAAAAACAACAACTTTGCAAATTCCTGTTCAAGGTATTGGCGATTGGCCACATCCAAAGGCAGATGCAGAAATTAATGATGTAGGATTGAGAAGTCTAGCGGGTAATGAAAATCAGTTTACACTTCCTTCTGGTATTCCATTTAAAACCCCGAGTGATCCTGCTAAAAGAAATATTCTATTTACTTCCCGTTGGGATAACTTCCCTGCAACCGCTGAAATTCCCTTGTCTGGGAAGGCAAAGACCGCCTTTTTACTGATGGCTGGATCTACCAATCCGATGCAAAGCAGGATGGACAATGGAATGGTTACAGTTGAATATACAGATGGTAGCAGCGAGCAATTGGCATTACGCAATCCAGAAAACTGGTGGCCTATAGAACAAGACATGTACATTGATGGTGGCGCCTTTACCACTGGGGCACAACGACCGATTAGAATTCATTTAAAAACCGGAAAAATAATTACTGAGCGTGAAGCAAACAATTGGAATGGTAAATTTATTAATGGTGGTGCAGCTACTGCAATTGGTCTTAAGCTTGATCCCAATAAAACTTTGCGTAAACTTAAATTAACAACCTTGTGTAATGATGTAATTATTGGGTTGATGGCAGTTACTTTAATACGATAA